In Streptomyces sp. NBC_01439, the following are encoded in one genomic region:
- a CDS encoding DUF3039 domain-containing protein, with the protein MSTLEPERGTGTGTLVEPTPQVSHGDGDHERFAHYVQKDKIMASALDGTPVVALCGKVWVPGRDPKKYPVCPMCKEIYESMGPGGDKDKGGKDK; encoded by the coding sequence ATGAGCACTCTTGAGCCCGAGCGCGGGACTGGCACGGGGACCCTCGTAGAGCCGACGCCGCAGGTGTCGCACGGTGACGGCGACCACGAGCGCTTCGCCCACTACGTCCAGAAGGACAAGATCATGGCGAGCGCGCTCGACGGGACCCCCGTCGTCGCGCTCTGCGGCAAGGTCTGGGTACCGGGCCGGGACCCGAAGAAGTACCCGGTCTGCCCCATGTGCAAGGAGATCTACGAGTCCATGGGCCCCGGCGGGGACAAGGACAAGGGCGGCAAGGACAAGTAG
- a CDS encoding beta-N-acetylhexosaminidase encodes MDLIPAPQVVLLDDGGRRFAFGPEPALEAGPGAAAVARWLRRELGAATGWELPAAGTGETAELRLRVDPDGAADPRPEAYRIEIGPDGAELTGATAAGLFWAAQTLRQLLGPDAYRKAPLPGRAWSLPYASVADGPRFGWRGMMLDVARHFMPKDGVLRYIDLLAAHKLNVLHLHLTDDQGWRIEIERYPRLTEVGGWRPRSRWGHRASPLWNETPHGGYYTQDDIREIVAYAAERHVRVVPEIDVPGHSQAAIAAYPELGNTDVVDTAALGVWDDWGITENVLAPTEAVLRFYEGVFEELLELFPVEVSPFVHVGGDECPKTQWKASAVAQERIRELGVDGEDGLQAWFVRHFDGWLAARGRRLIGWDEILEGGLAEGAAVSSWRGYAGGIAAAEAGHDVVMCPEQQVYLDHRQAGGADEPVPIGYVRSLEDVYRFEPVPPKLSPEAAAHVLGAQANVWTEVMENRDRVDYQVFPRLAAFAEVVWSRQPEPEERDFAWFEGRMSAHYARLAAQGVDYRPPGGPLPRQRRPGVLGRPIEGAPPNV; translated from the coding sequence ATGGACCTGATCCCCGCACCCCAGGTCGTCCTGCTCGACGACGGCGGGCGCCGCTTCGCGTTCGGGCCCGAGCCGGCCTTGGAGGCCGGGCCGGGAGCCGCGGCGGTCGCGCGCTGGCTGCGGCGCGAACTGGGCGCGGCCACCGGCTGGGAGCTGCCCGCCGCCGGGACCGGCGAGACCGCCGAACTGCGGCTGCGCGTCGACCCGGACGGCGCCGCGGACCCGCGGCCGGAGGCGTACCGCATCGAGATCGGCCCGGACGGGGCGGAGCTGACGGGGGCGACGGCCGCCGGCCTCTTCTGGGCCGCCCAGACGCTGCGTCAGCTGCTGGGGCCCGACGCGTACCGCAAGGCGCCGCTGCCCGGCCGGGCGTGGAGCTTGCCGTACGCCTCCGTCGCGGACGGCCCGCGGTTCGGCTGGCGCGGAATGATGTTGGACGTGGCCCGGCACTTCATGCCCAAGGACGGCGTGCTGCGCTACATCGACCTGCTCGCCGCACACAAGCTCAACGTGCTGCACCTGCACCTGACCGACGACCAGGGCTGGCGGATCGAGATCGAGCGCTACCCGCGGCTGACCGAGGTCGGCGGGTGGCGCCCGCGCAGCCGGTGGGGCCACCGGGCCTCGCCGCTGTGGAACGAGACCCCGCACGGCGGGTACTACACGCAGGACGACATCCGCGAGATCGTCGCGTACGCCGCCGAGCGGCACGTCCGGGTGGTCCCGGAGATCGACGTACCGGGGCATTCCCAGGCCGCGATCGCCGCGTACCCCGAGCTCGGCAACACCGACGTGGTCGACACCGCGGCGCTCGGGGTGTGGGACGACTGGGGGATCACCGAGAACGTGCTCGCGCCGACCGAGGCCGTGCTGCGCTTCTACGAGGGGGTCTTCGAGGAGCTGCTGGAGCTGTTCCCGGTCGAGGTCTCACCCTTCGTGCACGTGGGCGGGGACGAGTGCCCCAAGACGCAGTGGAAGGCCTCCGCGGTCGCCCAGGAACGGATCCGCGAACTGGGCGTGGACGGGGAGGACGGGCTGCAGGCGTGGTTCGTCCGCCACTTCGACGGCTGGCTCGCCGCGCGCGGGCGGCGGCTGATCGGCTGGGACGAGATCCTGGAGGGCGGGCTCGCCGAGGGGGCCGCGGTGTCCTCGTGGCGCGGCTACGCGGGCGGGATCGCCGCCGCCGAGGCCGGGCACGACGTGGTCATGTGCCCCGAGCAGCAGGTGTACCTGGACCACCGGCAGGCGGGCGGTGCGGACGAACCGGTGCCCATCGGGTACGTGCGCTCGCTCGAGGACGTATACCGCTTCGAGCCGGTGCCGCCGAAGCTGTCGCCGGAGGCCGCCGCCCACGTGCTGGGCGCGCAGGCCAATGTGTGGACCGAGGTGATGGAGAACCGGGACCGGGTCGACTACCAGGTGTTTCCGCGGCTGGCGGCCTTCGCCGAGGTGGTGTGGTCGCGGCAGCCGGAGCCCGAGGAGCGCGACTTCGCGTGGTTCGAGGGGCGGATGTCCGCGCACTATGCGCGGTTGGCCGCGCAGGGGGTCGATTACCGGCCGCCGGGCGGCCCGTTGCCGCGGCAGCGGCGGCCCGGGGTGCTGGGGCGTCCGATCGAGGGCGCGCCCCCGAACGTGTGA
- a CDS encoding FAD binding domain-containing protein has product MDSPQGPQGPQAAQSVTLPASLDEAVAALAAMPAAVPVAGGTDLMAAVNAGLLRPAALVGLGRINEIRGWQYQDGHALLGAGLTHARMGRPDFAALIPALAAAARAAGPPQIRNAGTLGGNIATAAPTGDALPVLAALEAVLVIVGPVGQREIPVSHLLAGREMLRPGELIGFVRVPLLHAPQVFLKATGRTGPGRAVASVGLVLDPARRGVRCAIGAVAPMPLRPLEAEQWVASLIDWDGGRTLAPEALEAFGEYVAAACVPDQGEPVAPGVLHLRRTVAVLARRALGRALTS; this is encoded by the coding sequence CTGGACTCACCTCAGGGGCCGCAGGGCCCGCAGGCGGCGCAGTCCGTGACGCTGCCGGCCTCGCTCGACGAGGCCGTGGCGGCGCTCGCAGCCATGCCCGCCGCCGTGCCGGTCGCGGGCGGCACCGACCTGATGGCCGCGGTCAACGCCGGGCTGCTGCGGCCCGCCGCACTGGTGGGCCTGGGACGGATCAACGAGATCCGCGGCTGGCAGTACCAGGACGGCCACGCGCTGCTCGGCGCGGGCCTCACGCACGCCCGGATGGGACGGCCGGATTTCGCCGCTCTGATCCCCGCGCTGGCGGCCGCGGCCCGGGCCGCGGGCCCCCCGCAGATCCGCAACGCGGGCACCCTCGGCGGCAACATCGCCACCGCCGCGCCCACGGGCGACGCGCTGCCCGTGCTGGCCGCGCTGGAGGCCGTGCTCGTCATCGTCGGCCCGGTCGGGCAGCGGGAGATCCCGGTGTCGCACCTGCTGGCCGGGCGGGAGATGCTGCGGCCCGGTGAGCTGATCGGCTTCGTGCGGGTGCCGCTGCTGCACGCACCGCAGGTGTTCCTGAAGGCCACGGGGCGTACCGGGCCGGGTCGTGCCGTGGCGTCCGTGGGGCTCGTCCTGGATCCCGCGCGCCGGGGCGTGCGCTGCGCCATCGGTGCGGTCGCTCCGATGCCGCTGCGGCCGCTGGAGGCCGAGCAGTGGGTGGCCTCGCTGATCGACTGGGACGGCGGGCGGACCTTGGCCCCCGAGGCGCTGGAGGCCTTCGGCGAGTACGTCGCGGCGGCCTGCGTGCCCGACCAGGGCGAGCCGGTGGCTCCCGGAGTACTGCATCTGCGGCGGACGGTGGCCGTGCTGGCGCGCAGGGCCCTGGGGAGGGCACTGACCTCATGA
- a CDS encoding 2Fe-2S iron-sulfur cluster-binding protein — protein sequence MSENENENVTQGNGTAGWGWEPVPQGGEYDSDATAFVKLPQDMLDALGTGEPLAAPGHGYVPPPMIVPLGPASTDPAATGTWTLPVQWPDAGGTAQAGPTGGAGAAGTGQGPGSGSVGGPIPASIPIPASVAATFAEAEPEPELPVTDPSATAEWRFPEAVHEPEQAGGSATGQWAVPEYSEFPEQSNDYRSGGLDADWSQAPATLPGGAPAPWAYLTQQPTGTPDADAAAGVLPGTDEAAAASAAAAVTAQAAAGRGPRVLGGPGVGTALPEGEPVHQAPHDIEAAHGPAAEQAEGARAADHAGQGEYDGQGEYAGHAVQEEYAGPGEYTGYAEQAGYAEPAATSAADQPPTADAGLDLFGGVRAQAPAAGSAQPAGTDGHGFTAFGHAPEPGPRAAHEAGYEAAHGAEHEAAHEAAYEAEPIAAESDPGNGDGPAAQKPPTDPVPHADTADNEGALPDGGTGEGLPTEVATYEEEADAGAVAHHEHPSASYVLRVNGADRPVTGAWIGESLLYVLRERLGLAGAKDGCSQGECGACAVQVDGRLVASCLVPAATAAGSEVRTVEGLATNGELSDVQQALCKSGAVQCGFCVPGMVMTIHDLLEGNHAPSELETRQALCGNLCRCSGYAGVVDAVREVVAEREAAAAEPAAPGAGAPETRIPHQAAPGEGGIHHGGTA from the coding sequence ATGAGCGAGAACGAGAACGAGAACGTGACCCAGGGGAACGGCACGGCGGGCTGGGGCTGGGAACCGGTCCCGCAGGGCGGCGAGTACGACTCGGACGCCACGGCCTTCGTGAAGCTGCCGCAGGACATGCTGGACGCGCTCGGCACCGGGGAGCCGCTCGCGGCGCCCGGACACGGCTACGTGCCGCCGCCGATGATCGTGCCGCTCGGCCCGGCGAGCACGGATCCGGCGGCCACGGGGACGTGGACGCTTCCGGTGCAGTGGCCGGACGCGGGCGGCACGGCGCAGGCCGGTCCGACGGGCGGCGCCGGTGCCGCCGGTACGGGTCAGGGCCCGGGCTCCGGGTCGGTGGGCGGGCCGATTCCGGCATCGATCCCGATCCCGGCGTCGGTCGCGGCGACGTTCGCGGAGGCGGAACCGGAGCCGGAGCTGCCGGTGACCGATCCGAGCGCGACGGCCGAGTGGCGGTTCCCGGAAGCGGTGCACGAGCCCGAACAGGCCGGCGGTTCGGCGACCGGACAGTGGGCCGTCCCCGAGTACTCCGAATTCCCCGAGCAGTCGAACGACTACCGGTCGGGCGGGCTGGACGCCGACTGGAGCCAGGCACCGGCGACGCTGCCGGGCGGTGCCCCGGCGCCGTGGGCGTACCTGACGCAGCAGCCGACCGGGACCCCCGACGCGGACGCCGCTGCCGGTGTGCTGCCCGGCACGGACGAGGCCGCCGCCGCTTCGGCCGCCGCTGCCGTGACCGCGCAGGCCGCCGCGGGCCGCGGGCCGCGGGTGCTGGGCGGACCCGGGGTGGGCACCGCCCTGCCCGAGGGAGAGCCGGTGCACCAGGCCCCGCACGACATCGAGGCCGCGCACGGCCCGGCGGCGGAGCAGGCCGAGGGCGCCAGGGCCGCGGACCACGCGGGACAGGGCGAGTACGACGGACAGGGCGAGTACGCGGGGCACGCGGTCCAGGAGGAGTACGCCGGGCCGGGCGAATACACCGGGTACGCGGAGCAGGCCGGGTACGCCGAGCCGGCCGCCACCTCCGCCGCCGACCAGCCGCCGACGGCCGACGCCGGCCTGGACCTCTTCGGCGGGGTGCGCGCCCAGGCGCCGGCCGCCGGGTCCGCACAGCCCGCCGGCACCGACGGCCACGGCTTCACGGCGTTCGGCCACGCGCCGGAGCCCGGCCCCCGGGCCGCGCACGAAGCTGGGTACGAGGCCGCGCACGGGGCGGAGCACGAGGCCGCGCACGAAGCTGCGTACGAGGCGGAGCCGATCGCCGCGGAATCCGACCCCGGGAACGGGGATGGGCCGGCCGCGCAGAAGCCCCCGACCGACCCCGTGCCGCACGCGGACACCGCCGACAACGAGGGCGCACTCCCGGACGGGGGAACCGGCGAAGGTCTCCCGACCGAGGTGGCGACGTACGAGGAAGAAGCGGACGCCGGGGCCGTCGCCCATCACGAGCACCCGTCGGCCTCCTACGTCCTGCGCGTCAACGGCGCCGACCGGCCCGTCACCGGCGCCTGGATCGGCGAGTCCCTCCTGTACGTGCTGCGCGAGCGCCTCGGCCTCGCGGGCGCCAAGGACGGCTGCTCGCAGGGCGAATGCGGCGCCTGCGCCGTGCAGGTCGACGGCCGGCTCGTCGCCTCCTGCCTGGTACCGGCCGCCACGGCCGCCGGCAGCGAGGTCCGCACCGTCGAGGGCCTCGCGACGAACGGGGAACTCTCGGACGTCCAGCAAGCGTTGTGCAAGTCGGGTGCGGTGCAGTGCGGGTTCTGCGTACCCGGCATGGTCATGACCATCCACGACCTGCTGGAGGGCAATCACGCCCCCAGCGAGCTGGAGACCCGTCAGGCCCTGTGCGGCAACCTCTGCCGCTGCTCCGGCTACGCGGGGGTCGTCGACGCCGTGCGCGAGGTAGTGGCCGAGCGCGAGGCGGCGGCCGCGGAGCCCGCGGCCCCGGGCGCAGGTGCACCGGAGACGCGCATCCCGCACCAGGCAGCGCCCGGCGAGGGCGGCATCCACCACGGAGGCACGGCGTGA
- a CDS encoding xanthine dehydrogenase family protein molybdopterin-binding subunit, translating into MAAPGTEASEQQVPRGIGASVLATDTRAKTEGTFPYAADLWAEGLLWAAVLRSPHAHARILSIDTTAAAEMPGVRAVVTHADVPGTTTHGRRIADRPVFAHDVVRHHGEPIAAVAADHPDTARLAAAAIAVEYELLDPVTDPEQSFGAPALHPDGNLIRHIPLRYGDPEATGDVVVEGLYRIGRQDPAPIGAEAGLAVPRPDGGVELYTASTDPHIDRDLAAACFGLDPERVRVVVTGVPGATADREDAAFQLPLGLLALRTGCPVKLVATREESFLGHTHRHPTLLRYRHHADAEGRLVKVEAQILMDGGAYADSSSESLAAAVAFACGPYVVPHAFVEGWVVRTNNPPSGHVRGEGAMQVCAAYEGQMDKLAAALGIDGAELRMRNVLATGDLLPTGQTVTCPAPVAELLRAVRDFELPALPKDAPEDEWLLPGGPEGAGEPGAVRRGVGYGVGMVHMLGAEGTDEVSTATVKVVGGAATVICAAVDTGQGFATLARQIVQEVLGVDEVAVAPVDTDQPSAGPAAHGRHTWVSGGAVERAAKMVRTQLLQPMAHKLGMSTELLQIQDGRITSYDGAFSMSVAEAMAGKELWATAQCRPHPTEPLDADGQGDAFVGLAFCAVRAVVDVDIELGSVRVVELAVAQDVGRILNPRQLEARIEAGVTQGVGAALTENLRTVSGLIRHPDLTGYALPTALDAPAVRIVKLVEERDVVAPFGAKAASAVPVVTTPAAVASAVRAATGRPVNRLPIRPSAAVGAPNS; encoded by the coding sequence ATGGCCGCCCCGGGCACCGAGGCCTCGGAACAGCAGGTCCCGCGCGGAATCGGGGCCTCCGTCCTGGCCACGGACACCCGCGCCAAGACCGAGGGCACCTTCCCGTACGCCGCCGACCTGTGGGCCGAGGGCCTCCTGTGGGCCGCCGTGCTGCGCTCGCCGCACGCCCACGCCCGGATCCTCTCCATCGACACCACGGCCGCCGCCGAGATGCCCGGCGTCCGCGCCGTCGTCACCCACGCCGACGTGCCCGGCACCACCACGCACGGCCGGCGGATCGCCGACCGGCCGGTGTTCGCGCACGACGTCGTACGCCACCACGGCGAGCCCATCGCCGCCGTCGCCGCCGACCACCCCGACACCGCACGGCTCGCCGCCGCCGCGATCGCGGTCGAGTACGAGCTCCTCGACCCGGTCACCGACCCCGAGCAGTCCTTCGGCGCCCCCGCCCTGCACCCCGACGGCAACCTGATCCGGCACATCCCGCTCCGCTACGGCGACCCGGAGGCCACCGGCGACGTGGTCGTCGAGGGCCTGTACCGGATCGGCCGCCAGGACCCCGCCCCCATCGGCGCCGAGGCCGGTCTGGCCGTGCCGCGCCCCGACGGCGGCGTGGAGCTCTACACCGCGTCCACCGACCCGCACATCGACCGCGACCTGGCCGCCGCCTGCTTCGGACTGGATCCGGAGCGCGTGCGCGTGGTCGTCACCGGCGTGCCGGGCGCGACGGCCGACCGCGAGGACGCCGCCTTCCAGCTCCCGCTCGGTCTGCTGGCCCTGCGCACGGGCTGCCCGGTCAAACTGGTCGCCACCCGCGAGGAGTCCTTCCTCGGCCACACCCACCGGCACCCGACCCTGCTGCGCTACCGCCACCACGCGGACGCGGAGGGCCGCCTCGTCAAGGTCGAGGCGCAGATCCTGATGGACGGCGGCGCGTACGCCGACTCCTCCTCCGAGTCCCTGGCGGCGGCGGTCGCCTTCGCCTGCGGCCCGTACGTCGTCCCGCACGCCTTCGTCGAGGGCTGGGTGGTACGCACCAACAACCCGCCGTCGGGCCACGTCCGCGGCGAGGGCGCCATGCAGGTGTGCGCCGCGTACGAGGGCCAGATGGACAAGCTCGCGGCCGCCCTCGGCATCGACGGGGCCGAGCTGCGCATGCGCAACGTCCTGGCGACGGGAGACCTGCTCCCCACCGGCCAGACGGTGACCTGCCCGGCCCCGGTGGCGGAACTGCTGCGCGCGGTCCGCGACTTCGAACTGCCCGCCCTGCCCAAGGACGCCCCGGAGGACGAGTGGCTGCTGCCGGGCGGCCCGGAGGGCGCGGGCGAGCCGGGCGCGGTACGGCGCGGGGTGGGCTACGGCGTCGGCATGGTGCACATGCTCGGGGCGGAGGGCACGGACGAGGTCTCCACGGCCACGGTGAAGGTGGTGGGCGGCGCGGCCACGGTCATCTGCGCGGCCGTCGACACCGGCCAGGGCTTCGCCACCCTGGCCCGGCAGATCGTCCAGGAGGTGCTGGGCGTCGACGAGGTCGCCGTGGCCCCGGTGGACACCGACCAGCCGTCGGCCGGCCCGGCGGCGCACGGACGCCACACGTGGGTGTCGGGCGGTGCGGTGGAGCGGGCGGCGAAGATGGTCCGCACCCAGCTCCTGCAGCCGATGGCCCACAAGCTGGGCATGTCGACGGAGCTCCTGCAGATCCAGGACGGCCGCATCACGTCGTACGACGGCGCGTTCTCGATGTCGGTGGCGGAGGCAATGGCCGGCAAGGAACTCTGGGCGACGGCCCAGTGCCGCCCCCACCCCACGGAACCCCTGGACGCGGACGGCCAGGGCGACGCCTTCGTCGGCCTCGCTTTCTGCGCGGTCCGCGCGGTGGTGGACGTGGACATCGAACTGGGCTCGGTCCGGGTCGTGGAACTCGCGGTGGCCCAGGACGTGGGCCGCATCCTGAACCCCCGTCAGCTGGAGGCCCGTATCGAGGCGGGCGTCACCCAGGGCGTGGGCGCGGCCCTGACGGAGAACCTCCGCACGGTTTCCGGCCTGATCCGCCACCCGGACCTGACGGGGTACGCCCTGCCGACGGCGCTGGACGCCCCGGCGGTCCGCATCGTCAAGCTGGTCGAAGAGCGCGACGTGGTGGCCCCGTTCGGCGCGAAGGCGGCGAGCGCGGTCCCCGTGGTGACGACCCCGGCGGCGGTGGCCTCGGCGGTCCGCGCGGCCACCGGCCGCCCGGTGAACCGCCTCCCGATCAGGCCCTCCGCGGCGGTGGGCGCGCCCAACTCATGA
- a CDS encoding WXG100 family type VII secretion target, whose product MATSFEGFTHQQMRDMVAALDPASVQARADQLASAAKKIETIGEALKQHVVTGWEGEGAATFQEWVGRAGNATLRLGEYSAKGGEWMGKVVQTMTEATKMVAVDSTATKNLAAAIEHHNDPDAAQVRKDAQATLDADHREAVRLMTNLAQSYQLSSDEMNKAEIPTFPPPPEKFMPTDLGGSADLERSGGGSGAVGSAGSSYPMTGPGGSASLNEPGSVQGRPSQPDNTLPTTTAPAPVTPDRDVEVDLDTVGTLPPSQTLPPVTTTPGGPLPTGPGVPPTGPFVPPMAIPPIGGGKMPALPGIFGPGVPAPGTTGPLGKVGGIQGLPPRDSGIMGGRPVTSTGPGAGIPRGTVIGEGAQAARPMGGGGMGHGGGGAHGSSQGSFAGGRRLASEPGGVVGGRQTGAVGRPVVGGQPFTQGGSGLVRNGVGGAGMGPMGHAGAGTQTPGRQRNDQGGERPDYLAEDEETWQGSRRVVPPVID is encoded by the coding sequence ATGGCAACGTCATTCGAAGGCTTCACGCACCAGCAGATGCGGGACATGGTCGCTGCGCTGGACCCGGCCTCGGTCCAGGCGCGGGCCGACCAACTGGCTTCCGCCGCGAAGAAGATCGAGACGATCGGCGAGGCGCTCAAGCAGCATGTCGTGACCGGCTGGGAGGGCGAAGGCGCCGCCACCTTCCAGGAGTGGGTGGGCCGCGCGGGCAACGCGACGCTGCGCCTGGGTGAGTACAGCGCCAAGGGCGGGGAGTGGATGGGCAAGGTCGTCCAAACGATGACCGAGGCCACGAAGATGGTCGCGGTCGACTCGACCGCGACCAAGAACCTCGCCGCGGCCATCGAGCACCACAACGACCCGGACGCGGCGCAGGTCCGCAAGGATGCGCAGGCGACGCTGGACGCGGACCACCGCGAGGCGGTGCGGCTGATGACGAACCTGGCGCAGTCGTACCAACTGTCGTCAGACGAGATGAACAAGGCAGAGATCCCGACGTTCCCGCCGCCGCCGGAGAAGTTCATGCCGACGGATCTCGGTGGTTCCGCCGACCTGGAACGGTCTGGTGGAGGCTCCGGAGCAGTGGGATCCGCCGGTTCGTCGTACCCGATGACAGGTCCTGGGGGCAGCGCGTCCTTGAACGAGCCGGGCTCTGTTCAAGGACGTCCGTCGCAGCCGGACAACACGCTACCGACGACGACTGCTCCCGCGCCGGTAACCCCCGACCGTGACGTGGAGGTCGACCTCGACACCGTCGGCACGCTACCTCCGAGCCAGACGCTGCCTCCGGTGACGACGACGCCTGGTGGCCCGCTGCCCACGGGCCCCGGCGTACCTCCCACCGGCCCGTTCGTGCCGCCTATGGCAATCCCGCCGATCGGTGGGGGGAAGATGCCGGCTCTCCCCGGCATTTTCGGCCCTGGCGTCCCCGCCCCGGGCACGACCGGTCCCCTCGGGAAGGTCGGTGGCATCCAAGGCCTGCCCCCGCGTGACAGCGGCATCATGGGCGGCCGCCCGGTGACCTCCACCGGCCCCGGCGCGGGGATCCCGCGAGGTACGGTCATCGGCGAAGGCGCCCAGGCGGCCCGTCCCATGGGTGGCGGAGGCATGGGCCACGGCGGCGGTGGTGCCCACGGCAGCAGCCAGGGCAGCTTCGCTGGCGGACGCCGACTGGCCTCGGAGCCGGGAGGCGTCGTCGGAGGACGTCAGACCGGTGCGGTCGGTCGGCCGGTCGTGGGCGGTCAGCCGTTCACCCAGGGCGGTTCGGGCCTCGTGCGCAATGGTGTCGGTGGCGCGGGTATGGGTCCCATGGGCCACGCGGGCGCCGGCACGCAGACTCCGGGTAGGCAACGGAACGACCAGGGGGGCGAACGCCCCGACTACCTGGCCGAAGATGAAGAGACTTGGCAGGGGAGCCGTCGCGTTGTCCCGCCTGTGATCGACTGA
- the mycP gene encoding type VII secretion-associated serine protease mycosin, with translation MRMRKATSALVGLLLAGVAATPAHAATIRSQQWHLDVMKVDDIWKVSTGKGVTVAVIDGGVKDVPELEGQVVPGKNFATSLPGDERTSAGSHGTAMAAIIAGTGKHPTGDGAYGLAPAAKILPIRVSDIEGLTTPPWVEAIRYAADSDAKIINISLGIASKPEDDLARAEAVKYALSKGKLVFAAVGNSGDADNEVKYPGATPGVVGVGAVDAKGKATAESQHGPQVDMVAPGVDIVSACGGKTGVCKQHGTSDATALASASAALIWSAHPEWTNNQVLRVLLNTAGKPTDGVERNDYVGYGVVRPRVALQTPGDPGPADVYPLPDLAAADAAKKPSASADAKAPDAAASKPAAQAEEKKTGSALPWIGLGLAACVLIGGAVTVVVVRRNR, from the coding sequence ATGCGCATGCGCAAGGCGACCTCGGCCCTGGTGGGCCTCCTGCTGGCCGGGGTCGCCGCGACCCCGGCCCACGCGGCGACTATTCGATCGCAGCAATGGCATCTCGACGTCATGAAGGTCGACGACATTTGGAAGGTCAGCACCGGTAAGGGCGTCACTGTTGCTGTCATCGATGGCGGGGTCAAGGACGTTCCTGAGCTGGAGGGCCAGGTCGTCCCTGGAAAGAATTTTGCAACGTCTCTCCCAGGCGACGAGCGCACTTCCGCCGGCTCACACGGCACCGCTATGGCTGCGATCATCGCCGGCACTGGGAAGCACCCGACGGGTGACGGCGCTTATGGCCTCGCACCGGCTGCCAAGATTCTGCCCATCCGAGTCTCTGATATTGAAGGGTTGACAACCCCACCCTGGGTTGAGGCCATCAGATATGCAGCAGACTCGGATGCAAAGATCATCAATATCTCCCTCGGGATCGCCAGCAAGCCGGAGGATGATCTAGCGAGGGCCGAAGCGGTGAAGTATGCCCTCTCGAAGGGGAAACTGGTCTTCGCTGCCGTCGGGAATTCCGGGGACGCAGACAACGAGGTCAAGTACCCGGGTGCGACCCCTGGCGTGGTCGGCGTAGGAGCAGTAGATGCCAAGGGGAAGGCGACTGCGGAGTCGCAGCACGGGCCTCAGGTGGACATGGTCGCACCCGGCGTAGACATTGTCTCGGCGTGCGGCGGCAAGACGGGGGTTTGCAAGCAGCACGGCACAAGTGACGCGACAGCCCTCGCCTCCGCCTCCGCCGCCCTCATCTGGTCCGCCCATCCCGAGTGGACCAACAACCAGGTGCTGCGGGTCCTGCTGAACACCGCCGGCAAGCCCACCGACGGCGTCGAGCGCAACGACTACGTCGGCTACGGCGTGGTCCGCCCCCGGGTCGCGCTGCAGACGCCCGGTGACCCCGGTCCGGCCGATGTCTACCCGTTGCCCGATCTCGCGGCGGCGGATGCAGCCAAGAAGCCCTCGGCGTCCGCCGACGCCAAGGCCCCCGACGCCGCCGCGTCCAAGCCCGCCGCTCAGGCCGAGGAGAAGAAGACCGGTAGCGCGCTTCCCTGGATCGGACTCGGTCTGGCAGCCTGCGTGCTGATCGGTGGAGCCGTGACCGTGGTCGTCGTACGACGCAACCGCTGA